From the Amycolatopsis thermoflava N1165 genome, one window contains:
- a CDS encoding MFS transporter, producing the protein MRTTAATRRRGGTVLLTLAAGQFLMTLDTSVMNVSIATIANDLGTTVTGIQTAITLYTLVMAMLMVTGGKIGALIGRRRAFAIGCVVYGCGSLTTSLAPGLGVLIVGWSVLEGLGAVLIMPAIVALVASNFEQAQRPRAYGLVASAGAIAVAVGPLVGGLVTTYFSWRWVFAGEVLIVLVILVLARRMADPERGERPALDFAGTALSALGLGLVVFGVLRSGTWGWILPRPGAPALLGLSLVLWLVLAGGVVLWLFLLWEHRRVARGREPLVDPAMLGNRRLRAGLTVFSGQYLIQAGLFFVVPLFLSISLGLSTVETGLRLLPLSITLLAAAAGIPRLWPHISPRRVVRAGLVTLFVALVAFFAALDAGAGPEVTTVPMLLAGLGIGALASQLGSVTVSAVADERSSEVGGLQNTFTNLGASLGTALAGSVLIAVLTSSFLDGIRDNPAVPPQVTAQAEVQLAGGAPFVSDAALEANLAAAGVPAPTAQGIVESNRDARIQGLRAAIAVLALAAVVAVFFTRRIPEEQPGGSPGAGEDSRPSGPGGHSGGADGVTRAGGLASPPGAGSPGRDEQHPVPPL; encoded by the coding sequence ATGCGGACAACGGCTGCGACGCGGCGCCGCGGCGGCACGGTGCTGCTCACCCTCGCGGCCGGGCAGTTCCTGATGACCCTGGACACCTCCGTGATGAACGTGTCGATCGCGACCATCGCGAACGACCTGGGCACGACCGTCACCGGGATCCAGACCGCGATCACCCTGTACACGCTGGTGATGGCGATGCTGATGGTCACCGGCGGCAAGATCGGGGCGCTGATCGGGCGCCGCCGGGCGTTCGCGATCGGGTGCGTGGTCTACGGCTGCGGCTCGCTGACCACCTCGCTCGCCCCCGGGCTGGGGGTGCTCATCGTGGGCTGGTCGGTGCTGGAGGGGCTCGGCGCCGTGCTGATCATGCCCGCGATCGTGGCCCTGGTCGCGTCGAACTTCGAGCAGGCGCAACGGCCGCGGGCCTACGGGCTGGTCGCCTCCGCCGGCGCGATCGCGGTCGCCGTCGGCCCGCTCGTCGGCGGGCTGGTGACCACCTACTTCTCCTGGCGCTGGGTGTTCGCGGGCGAGGTGCTGATCGTGCTCGTCATCCTGGTGCTGGCGCGCCGGATGGCCGATCCCGAGCGCGGCGAACGGCCCGCGCTCGACTTCGCCGGGACGGCCCTGTCCGCTCTCGGACTGGGCCTGGTGGTGTTCGGCGTGCTCCGGTCGGGGACGTGGGGCTGGATCCTGCCCCGGCCGGGCGCCCCGGCGCTGCTCGGGCTGTCCCTGGTCCTGTGGCTGGTGCTGGCCGGCGGGGTCGTGCTGTGGTTGTTCCTGCTGTGGGAGCACCGGCGGGTCGCGCGCGGCCGGGAGCCGCTGGTGGACCCGGCGATGCTGGGCAACCGGCGGTTGCGCGCCGGCCTCACGGTCTTCTCCGGCCAGTACCTGATCCAGGCCGGGTTGTTCTTCGTCGTCCCGCTGTTCCTGTCCATCTCGCTCGGGCTGTCCACAGTGGAGACCGGATTGCGGTTGCTGCCGCTGTCGATCACCTTGCTGGCCGCGGCGGCCGGGATCCCGAGGCTGTGGCCGCACATCTCGCCGCGCCGGGTGGTGCGGGCCGGGCTGGTGACGTTGTTCGTGGCGCTCGTGGCCTTCTTCGCCGCCCTGGACGCGGGCGCCGGGCCGGAGGTCACCACCGTCCCGATGCTGCTCGCCGGGCTGGGCATCGGCGCACTGGCCTCCCAGCTGGGCAGCGTGACGGTGTCGGCGGTGGCCGACGAGCGCAGCAGCGAGGTCGGCGGGCTGCAGAACACCTTCACCAACCTCGGCGCCTCGCTGGGCACCGCGCTGGCCGGATCGGTCCTCATCGCGGTCCTCACGTCGTCGTTCCTCGACGGCATCCGCGACAACCCGGCCGTGCCGCCCCAGGTGACCGCGCAGGCCGAGGTGCAGCTGGCCGGTGGCGCGCCGTTCGTCTCGGACGCGGCGCTCGAGGCGAACCTGGCCGCGGCGGGGGTTCCGGCCCCGACGGCGCAGGGCATCGTGGAGTCCAACCGGGACGCCCGCATCCAGGGCCTGCGCGCCGCGATCGCGGTGCTCGCGCTCGCCGCGGTCGTCGCGGTGTTCTTCACCCGCCGCATCCCGGAGGAACAGCCGGGCGGGTCACCCGGCGCGGGTGAGGACAGCCGCCCCAGCGGTCCGGGCGGGCACAGTGGTGGCGCTGACGGCGTCACGCGAGCCGGCGGGCTCGCCTCTCCGCCGGGAGCCGGATCGCCCGGCCGGGATGAGCAGCACCCGGTGCCGCCGCTCTAG
- a CDS encoding AI-2E family transporter: MEERNPRLSPDGLAPSRDLLPRALVVLLGAAAVVVVVAGVRAAGWLVAPVFTALVIVIAVSPVQDWLRRRGWPAWLTTTVLVVLVYGVLALLTLGIVVSLGRLAGLVPQYTEQAAEVVGDASAGLSRLGIGPDQLRAAAESLDLGKLSGLLTALLADVAGLVSNLAFLLALLLFLSVEAGGAGQRFAAIATDRPAVSTALHGFTGGTRRYLLVTTVFGLVVAALDALVLAVIGIPLALTWGLLSFITNYIPNVGFLIGLAPPAILGLLTGGVDRMVLVIVCYGVINFVLQSLIQPRFVGDAVGLSVTVTFVALVFWAWLLGPLGAILAIPMTLLAKALLVDLDPRARWADVLLRSGPRRPPDSRRREALFSRWPHRAAAGRKE, translated from the coding sequence ATGGAGGAGCGGAACCCGCGGCTGTCGCCCGACGGCCTCGCGCCGTCCCGCGATCTGCTGCCGCGGGCGCTGGTGGTGCTGCTCGGCGCGGCCGCGGTGGTCGTGGTCGTCGCCGGGGTCCGCGCCGCGGGCTGGCTGGTCGCCCCGGTGTTCACGGCGCTGGTGATCGTGATCGCCGTGTCGCCGGTGCAGGACTGGCTCCGCCGCCGGGGGTGGCCCGCCTGGCTGACGACGACCGTGCTCGTCGTCCTGGTCTACGGGGTCCTCGCGCTGCTGACGCTGGGCATCGTCGTCTCCCTCGGGCGGCTGGCCGGCCTGGTGCCGCAGTACACGGAACAGGCCGCCGAGGTCGTCGGCGACGCCTCGGCGGGGCTGTCCCGGCTCGGCATCGGCCCGGACCAGCTGCGCGCCGCCGCCGAATCCCTCGACCTGGGCAAGCTCAGCGGCCTGCTGACGGCCCTGCTCGCCGACGTCGCGGGCCTGGTGTCGAACCTGGCGTTCCTGCTCGCGTTGCTGCTGTTCCTGAGCGTCGAAGCGGGCGGGGCGGGGCAGCGGTTCGCCGCGATCGCCACCGACCGCCCGGCGGTGAGCACCGCGCTGCACGGGTTCACCGGCGGCACTCGGCGCTACCTCCTGGTCACGACGGTGTTCGGGCTGGTCGTGGCGGCCCTGGACGCGCTGGTGCTCGCGGTGATCGGCATCCCGCTGGCCCTGACCTGGGGGCTGCTGTCGTTCATCACCAACTACATCCCGAACGTCGGGTTCCTGATCGGGCTGGCCCCGCCCGCGATCCTCGGCCTGCTGACCGGCGGCGTCGACCGGATGGTGCTGGTGATCGTCTGCTACGGCGTCATCAACTTCGTGCTGCAGTCGCTGATCCAGCCGCGGTTCGTCGGCGACGCGGTCGGGTTGTCGGTGACCGTGACGTTCGTGGCGCTGGTCTTCTGGGCGTGGCTGCTGGGGCCGCTCGGCGCGATCCTGGCGATCCCGATGACCCTGCTGGCCAAGGCGCTGCTGGTGGACCTCGATCCGCGCGCCCGCTGGGCGGACGTGCTGCTGCGGTCCGGTCCGCGCAGGCCGCCGGATTCCCGGCGCCGGGAGGCGCTGTTCTCGCGGTGGCCGCACCGCGCGGCAGCCGGACGGAAGGAGTAG